In one Leptospiraceae bacterium genomic region, the following are encoded:
- the grxD gene encoding Grx4 family monothiol glutaredoxin: protein MDEKIKSRIEEMISSKKVFLFMKGTPAAPMCGFSAGVVQVLNQLNVDYNAFNVLSDESIRQGIKDFANWPTIPQLYINREFIGGHDIVVQMAQSGELQKKLAS, encoded by the coding sequence ATGGATGAAAAAATAAAATCAAGAATTGAAGAAATGATAAGTTCAAAAAAGGTTTTCCTTTTTATGAAAGGAACTCCGGCAGCACCTATGTGTGGTTTTTCTGCAGGGGTAGTTCAGGTCTTGAATCAACTGAATGTGGATTACAACGCATTCAATGTGCTCTCAGACGAAAGTATTCGCCAGGGAATCAAAGATTTTGCCAATTGGCCAACCATTCCTCAACTCTATATAAACAGGGAGTTTATAGGAGGACATGATATCGTAGTCCAAATGGCACAGTCC
- a CDS encoding glutathione S-transferase family protein: protein MMNYKPELISFKLCPFVQRSVITLLEKKVDFSIQYIDLKNKPDWFLKLSPLGKVPVLRVADEVLFESAVINEYLDEINPPSMHPVTPLQKAKNRSWIEFGSSLLAEQFQMLHAKTEEEFMSKKESFIKKLEMLENHIQAEYFNGDYFSLLDSAFAPLFMRLNILEKKLNDIFIKSDRLKNWRDNLLKRESVRKSVVPEFEELFLEFIKKSGSYIGGKL, encoded by the coding sequence ATGATGAATTATAAACCAGAGTTAATTAGCTTTAAACTTTGTCCTTTTGTCCAGCGCTCGGTAATTACACTGTTAGAAAAAAAAGTAGATTTTTCTATTCAGTACATAGACTTGAAAAATAAACCAGACTGGTTCTTGAAACTATCCCCTCTCGGAAAAGTACCGGTTTTAAGGGTTGCTGATGAAGTTCTATTTGAGTCCGCTGTAATTAATGAGTATCTTGATGAAATAAATCCACCTTCTATGCATCCTGTTACTCCATTGCAAAAGGCAAAAAATCGTTCCTGGATAGAATTTGGCTCAAGCCTTCTTGCTGAGCAGTTCCAAATGTTACACGCAAAAACGGAGGAAGAATTTATGTCCAAAAAAGAATCTTTTATCAAAAAGTTAGAAATGTTAGAAAACCACATACAGGCTGAATATTTCAATGGAGACTATTTTTCTTTGCTCGATTCCGCTTTTGCCCCACTGTTCATGAGATTAAATATTTTAGAAAAAAAATTAAACGACATATTCATAAAATCGGATAGACTAAAAAACTGGAGAGATAATTTATTGAAACGAGAGTCGGTACGAAAATCTGTTGTTCCGGAATTCGAAGAACTTTTCCTGGAATTCATAAAAAAGTCCGGTTCCTACATTGGAGGGAAACTATGA
- a CDS encoding BolA/IbaG family iron-sulfur metabolism protein translates to MTLEEIKQKIQSGLPGSRVEILDPHGDGVHIKAVVMYEGFESKSILEQHRMVYETLKEELKSEVHALALETRSK, encoded by the coding sequence ATGACTTTAGAGGAAATTAAACAAAAAATACAATCCGGATTGCCCGGTTCCAGAGTTGAAATTTTGGATCCACATGGAGATGGGGTTCATATCAAAGCTGTGGTAATGTATGAAGGCTTTGAAAGTAAGAGTATTCTTGAACAGCATCGGATGGTTTATGAAACTCTGAAAGAAGAGTTAAAATCAGAAGTACATGCACTGGCACTAGAAACAAGGAGTAAATAA
- a CDS encoding leucine--tRNA ligase — MDYPFKEIEVKWQDYWKEHKIFQTDIHSKKPHFYCLDMFPYPSGAGLHVGHPEGYTATDIISRYKRMKGFEVLHPMGWDAFGLPAERYAMKTNIHPRETTETNINTFRKQIQMLGLSYDWDREISTTEPDYYRFTQWIFLQLYNSFFCRHENKARHIEELIREFETNGSGLYETETGESFRPEGWKQKTEKEKEVILSKFRLVYMADVPVNWCEELGTVLANEEVDEWVSKGHTVVRKPMRQYMMRITAYADRLLEDLQLVSWPESTLEMQKNWIGKSEGLEIEFPTESGESIRVFTTRPDTIFGATYLVLAPEHPLVDKLTAPEKKAEIFEYIQQTASKSDMDRTGLNREKTGVFTGAYAINPLDPKLKVPIWISDYVLYGYGTGAIMAVPAHDSRDYEFAKKFGLEIKQVIAGGEIEKEAFDSKDSSCINSSSDLLSIDGLGYKEAFDRIADFAESGNIGAKKIQYKLRDWLFARQRYWGEPIPLIHYENGITKPISQTELPLELPDLKEFKPSGTGESPLVLAKDWVLVNDEKYGVGKRETNTMPQWAGSCWYYLRYIDPKNPNVFCDPELEKKWMPVDLYVGGAEHAVLHLLYSRFWHKVLYDLGHVSYPEPFKKLVHQGLILGEDKKKMSKSLGNVVNPDDVVKDYGADSIRLFEMFMGPFEMSKPWSTKGVEGIFRFLNRVWRLFHGKDGDDLFIDDSEPEEEDLKLLHRTIQKVEEDIENFSFNTAIAQMMIFVNHLTPKSGRPRKLLEPFVLVLSSFAPHLAEELWSKLGHKQSLAYEPYPSYDPKYLVDDTITIVVQVNGKLRGEFQAEKGVAKDKAISLAKAQEKVQKFLEGKTIRKEIFVPDKIVNLVVS; from the coding sequence ATGGACTATCCTTTTAAAGAGATTGAAGTAAAATGGCAGGATTATTGGAAGGAACATAAAATCTTTCAAACGGATATTCATAGCAAAAAACCTCATTTCTATTGCCTCGATATGTTTCCTTACCCCAGCGGTGCCGGTTTACACGTCGGGCATCCGGAAGGATACACTGCAACTGACATAATCTCTCGCTATAAACGGATGAAAGGCTTTGAAGTGCTTCATCCTATGGGTTGGGATGCTTTTGGTTTACCGGCTGAAAGATACGCCATGAAAACCAATATACACCCGAGAGAAACCACAGAAACTAATATCAATACATTTCGCAAACAGATCCAGATGCTCGGATTATCCTATGATTGGGATAGAGAAATTTCCACAACCGAACCGGATTACTACCGGTTTACTCAGTGGATCTTCCTACAATTATACAATTCCTTCTTTTGTCGGCATGAAAACAAAGCAAGACACATAGAAGAACTTATCAGGGAGTTTGAAACAAACGGATCCGGACTATACGAAACAGAAACCGGAGAAAGTTTTAGACCTGAGGGCTGGAAACAGAAGACAGAAAAAGAAAAAGAAGTTATCTTATCCAAATTTCGACTCGTTTATATGGCAGATGTTCCCGTTAACTGGTGTGAAGAACTGGGAACGGTACTTGCCAATGAAGAAGTAGACGAGTGGGTTTCTAAGGGCCATACGGTTGTTCGTAAGCCCATGAGACAGTACATGATGAGAATTACGGCCTATGCAGATAGGTTATTAGAAGATTTGCAACTGGTAAGCTGGCCTGAGTCGACACTGGAAATGCAAAAAAACTGGATAGGTAAGAGTGAAGGTCTGGAAATTGAGTTTCCGACTGAGTCCGGGGAAAGTATACGCGTTTTTACCACGAGACCCGATACCATTTTCGGGGCAACTTATCTTGTATTGGCTCCGGAACATCCCCTCGTTGACAAACTTACAGCTCCTGAAAAAAAAGCAGAGATTTTTGAGTATATACAACAAACAGCAAGCAAAAGCGATATGGATAGAACCGGCTTGAACCGTGAAAAGACCGGTGTATTTACCGGTGCCTATGCTATAAATCCCTTAGATCCTAAATTAAAAGTTCCTATTTGGATTTCTGATTATGTTTTATATGGTTACGGAACAGGGGCAATAATGGCCGTACCGGCCCATGACAGCCGGGATTACGAGTTTGCTAAAAAATTTGGCTTAGAAATAAAGCAGGTAATCGCCGGAGGGGAAATTGAAAAAGAAGCCTTTGATTCCAAAGATTCAAGCTGTATTAACTCTTCTTCTGATTTATTATCTATAGACGGCTTAGGCTATAAAGAAGCCTTTGATAGAATTGCAGACTTTGCAGAATCCGGGAATATAGGTGCAAAAAAAATTCAGTATAAGCTCAGAGATTGGCTTTTTGCAAGACAGAGGTACTGGGGAGAACCAATTCCTCTAATTCATTATGAAAACGGTATTACAAAACCTATCTCTCAAACGGAACTCCCTCTTGAATTACCCGATTTAAAAGAGTTTAAACCCAGCGGAACAGGAGAGTCTCCCCTTGTCCTGGCAAAAGATTGGGTTTTAGTTAATGACGAGAAATATGGTGTTGGAAAGCGGGAGACCAATACAATGCCACAATGGGCGGGTTCCTGCTGGTATTATCTTCGTTATATAGATCCTAAAAATCCGAATGTATTCTGTGACCCGGAACTGGAAAAAAAGTGGATGCCGGTGGATCTTTATGTAGGAGGAGCCGAACATGCAGTCCTCCATCTTTTATACTCTCGCTTCTGGCATAAGGTTTTATATGATCTGGGTCATGTTTCTTATCCGGAGCCTTTTAAAAAATTAGTTCACCAGGGACTCATCCTCGGAGAAGATAAAAAGAAAATGTCCAAGTCTCTGGGCAATGTCGTCAATCCGGATGATGTGGTGAAGGATTATGGAGCTGACAGTATCCGTCTTTTTGAAATGTTTATGGGTCCTTTTGAAATGTCAAAGCCCTGGAGCACGAAAGGAGTAGAAGGAATATTTCGTTTTCTGAATCGAGTCTGGAGATTATTCCACGGAAAAGATGGGGACGATCTATTTATTGATGACTCGGAACCCGAAGAAGAAGACCTGAAACTACTACATAGAACTATCCAAAAAGTAGAAGAAGATATAGAAAATTTTTCTTTTAATACGGCCATTGCACAGATGATGATCTTTGTGAATCACCTGACTCCTAAAAGTGGACGCCCTCGAAAACTCTTAGAACCTTTTGTTCTTGTCCTTTCTTCATTTGCTCCACACCTTGCCGAAGAACTCTGGAGCAAATTGGGACATAAGCAAAGCCTTGCCTATGAACCGTATCCCTCTTACGATCCCAAGTATCTTGTAGATGATACGATTACAATTGTGGTTCAGGTGAATGGGAAGTTGCGGGGAGAGTTCCAGGCGGAGAAAGGTGTTGCAAAAGATAAGGCAATTTCTTTAGCAAAAGCCCAGGAAAAAGTGCAGAAATTCCTTGAAGGAAAGACCATCCGAAAAGAAATCTTCGTTCCTGATAAAATCGTTAACCTTGTTGTTTCCTGA
- a CDS encoding DUF2157 domain-containing protein, whose product MIRLQNKLKTWLEAGLINEEQHDKILAFEDSKPTRNLAAYSIMALGGTVISIGIIALIAANWEAIPDFVKLFCDFCLLSALAYFSFYYYEKNKIVFEIISNIFFLFIPASIGLISQVYNTGGELYQAMGFWVLISTPFIFFTGSRVTINIWLAALSYFISMSVLEFKFFGMDVETMLSLSLIVPASYLLFGLVLRSFPRENFQTFSVSLFFWALLGILSRSIIHPLFSVKNLGESFYINLILFIILSLGSLYYLLKENKKVALFFSISTVLYAILALVSAYNINKDILDAALFIFLWFFIALIFLSYEKQRLFDFFITGIGIRFLVIYFQVFGTLAYTGFGLILSGLLIIGFSILYIKMKDRLTRSIKEII is encoded by the coding sequence ATGATTCGACTCCAGAATAAATTAAAAACCTGGTTAGAAGCCGGGTTAATCAACGAAGAACAGCATGATAAAATACTTGCATTTGAAGATTCAAAGCCCACGAGAAATCTTGCCGCTTATTCCATAATGGCGCTCGGTGGAACTGTGATTTCGATAGGAATCATAGCCTTGATTGCTGCTAATTGGGAAGCTATCCCGGATTTTGTAAAATTATTCTGTGATTTCTGTCTCTTAAGTGCACTGGCTTATTTTTCCTTTTACTACTATGAGAAGAATAAAATTGTTTTTGAAATTATAAGTAACATTTTCTTTCTATTTATCCCTGCGTCTATCGGGCTTATTTCCCAGGTTTATAATACGGGAGGAGAGCTATACCAGGCCATGGGTTTTTGGGTTTTGATAAGCACACCCTTTATCTTTTTCACAGGAAGCAGAGTTACAATTAATATCTGGCTTGCAGCTTTGAGTTATTTTATTTCCATGAGCGTTCTGGAATTTAAGTTCTTCGGCATGGATGTAGAAACCATGCTATCTCTTTCTCTGATTGTTCCTGCCTCCTATTTGCTTTTCGGTCTTGTTCTCAGAAGTTTTCCCAGAGAAAACTTTCAAACCTTTTCTGTTTCTTTATTCTTCTGGGCTCTTCTCGGAATTCTGAGTCGAAGTATTATACACCCCTTATTCAGTGTTAAAAACCTCGGAGAGAGCTTCTACATTAATCTTATACTTTTTATTATACTTTCCCTCGGTTCTTTATATTACCTGTTGAAAGAAAATAAAAAGGTCGCTCTCTTTTTTAGTATAAGCACAGTTTTATATGCAATTCTCGCTCTTGTTTCTGCGTATAACATTAATAAAGATATTTTAGATGCAGCCCTGTTTATTTTTCTCTGGTTTTTCATCGCCCTCATATTCTTAAGCTATGAGAAGCAACGTCTTTTTGATTTTTTTATTACGGGTATAGGAATTCGATTTCTGGTTATATACTTCCAGGTTTTTGGTACCCTTGCTTATACAGGTTTCGGTCTCATCCTTTCGGGTTTACTCATTATTGGCTTTAGCATTCTCTATATCAAAATGAAAGATAGGCTTACAAGGAGTATAAAAGAAATTATATGA
- a CDS encoding GDYXXLXY domain-containing protein: MNSRKYLLFSLIIPILALLFLTFYKAYILSFGLKFVLPITGYDPRDLLSGHFVTYNVEYGMENPCGDLSRGSKHCICLHKDISKNYVVKNCNSSELSSCTAFIKGVCKTSRFEAGIEKYFIPEDKAAYYDKTVRKGKSKIEISVDKTGTAVVKDLILEE; the protein is encoded by the coding sequence ATGAATTCCAGGAAATATCTATTATTCTCTCTCATAATTCCGATTCTGGCTTTACTCTTTCTTACCTTTTATAAAGCTTATATTTTATCCTTCGGTCTCAAGTTTGTATTACCCATTACAGGTTACGATCCCCGCGATTTACTATCCGGACACTTTGTTACCTACAACGTAGAATACGGGATGGAAAATCCCTGTGGAGATTTATCCAGAGGTTCCAAGCACTGTATTTGTTTACATAAGGATATAAGCAAGAATTATGTAGTAAAGAATTGCAATTCCTCGGAACTATCCAGCTGCACTGCCTTTATAAAAGGTGTTTGTAAGACTTCTCGTTTTGAAGCCGGAATTGAAAAATATTTTATCCCCGAAGATAAAGCTGCTTACTATGATAAGACCGTTCGAAAAGGAAAATCTAAGATTGAAATTTCTGTAGATAAAACCGGTACCGCTGTTGTAAAAGATCTCATTTTAGAAGAATAA
- a CDS encoding YvcK family protein codes for MPAFNTVIFCGGQGARNIILSLLKQNRLEKDIQFNIHTIVNAYDYSPSVAKLREIFHMPGASDLRKNLASLLDPEHEAYYFILKFLKYKTDRIAPRQVDKIIETISEGKTGTEKIFHIISKLPSNFRIRLKEGLNTYIKTLREKNTRINYEDFNLADAVFAGLYRKLGGLQEATDYLSESLPLLGRVYLNSNENHFLYGLLENKTSETPSLLLNESEIVAKKSSVRINRIFFLKKPLTDEEIQRFSNSSFELLDKELRERSVLPRPRRSLLQVLETADLLFYSPGVQHSSLLPSYLTEGIGKAIEKNKKARKIFFTNIGEEQDTSNYSAAEIFDKAYLALSRDFEKKPSIYNLFTTIVINKPAGKDSKNKPYVQPNLSYFERYKNVHINLVQDKMQGLEVNRSKVNVIYMDLEDKKPLKRNKHSIEKLTELLFWILEKQPSLQKRINSALTSGAILFDVDETILDVRIDRDTRDKYEETLLESPMLRILIELLERGFKICAVTGNDLSKFHKRFTTFLIDHLKKEDKLRFIENFEVYGNGAANHIFFNSRGEMFDDFEYNRKNALQEMEIHRIQRIISAATELFYKAEINHSPEDFAYRYDVNIWKYEYDMEARRWYFEEKPGERKYIPWVEIRSNCSMITIKPLPSKKHLLYKKDVDLRKMIFDFLKMQFKKEFGIDYPYHIKEGGWSSIDITRKGINKASAVKQYLDKKNLDPREVIYFGNEFRVGGNDQSILDEIKELTVISVNQAEEEIFFTPNIIYGGGRGVYSAMHHLSEILEIYKSSESQSYYDIDTVYPVIQQKISLLYKNKIKHRWKALQGSRNYNISDGIEIQKELVRSLNKNLRYIRKNTTLILYTLEPTEKKSIFEKKNGMNLLIDILDTYASICSDILLIVESAFRTELERLLENRCKNVMLIEASGNLGEGKAIYDVLHNIRNDNADVFICLSGSFILSEKIIRKTLDKHYESDSALTFPTSYKVRIGASVILRDSQNRVCNADYKSIKSEAEESERDCNIFVIKYRELLESLSSIHHTYYNEELSSYTFKQDKKELFRFLYIIEELYKSYKKVIALPIVQKEDFMRI; via the coding sequence ATGCCTGCTTTTAATACTGTAATCTTTTGCGGAGGTCAGGGAGCAAGAAACATTATATTAAGCCTCTTAAAGCAGAATCGTTTAGAAAAAGATATTCAGTTTAATATACATACTATAGTGAATGCCTATGATTATAGTCCTTCCGTAGCAAAATTACGAGAAATCTTTCATATGCCGGGTGCTTCCGATCTTAGAAAAAATCTGGCAAGTCTTCTGGATCCGGAACATGAAGCCTATTACTTTATTCTAAAATTCTTAAAATATAAAACCGATCGTATAGCACCGAGGCAAGTTGATAAAATCATCGAAACTATTTCTGAAGGAAAAACCGGGACTGAGAAAATTTTTCATATCATTTCTAAACTTCCTTCTAATTTCAGGATAAGACTCAAAGAGGGCTTGAATACTTATATTAAAACACTTCGAGAAAAGAATACCAGGATCAACTACGAGGACTTTAATCTTGCAGATGCTGTTTTCGCCGGTTTATACAGAAAGTTAGGTGGTTTGCAGGAAGCGACAGATTATCTTTCCGAAAGCCTGCCTCTTTTAGGCAGGGTATATTTAAATTCCAATGAAAACCATTTTCTATACGGACTACTCGAAAATAAAACCTCCGAAACGCCTTCCCTATTATTAAATGAATCTGAAATTGTTGCAAAGAAATCTTCTGTCAGGATAAACCGTATTTTTTTTCTAAAAAAACCACTTACTGATGAAGAAATACAGAGATTTTCTAACTCTTCATTTGAATTGCTGGATAAAGAACTTCGCGAACGATCTGTTTTACCCAGACCCAGACGTTCCCTTCTTCAAGTATTAGAAACTGCTGATTTACTATTTTACTCTCCCGGAGTTCAGCATAGTTCTCTCCTGCCCAGCTACCTTACAGAAGGGATAGGGAAAGCAATAGAAAAGAACAAAAAAGCAAGAAAGATTTTCTTTACAAATATCGGAGAAGAACAGGATACCAGCAATTATTCAGCTGCAGAAATTTTTGATAAAGCCTATTTAGCTTTATCAAGGGACTTTGAAAAAAAGCCAAGTATATATAATCTTTTTACTACTATCGTAATCAATAAACCTGCCGGAAAAGATAGCAAAAACAAACCTTATGTACAACCGAACCTGAGTTATTTCGAAAGGTATAAAAATGTGCATATAAATCTGGTTCAGGATAAAATGCAGGGTCTTGAGGTTAACCGAAGCAAGGTTAATGTGATCTACATGGATTTGGAAGATAAAAAGCCTCTAAAACGTAACAAGCATTCTATTGAAAAACTAACTGAATTACTTTTCTGGATATTAGAAAAACAACCTTCTCTGCAAAAAAGGATAAATTCGGCTTTAACCTCCGGAGCCATATTATTTGATGTAGACGAAACGATTCTTGATGTAAGAATCGACAGAGACACCCGAGATAAATACGAAGAGACCCTTTTGGAAAGTCCTATGCTGAGAATTTTGATAGAACTTTTAGAAAGAGGATTTAAAATCTGCGCGGTCACCGGTAATGACCTGAGCAAATTCCATAAACGTTTTACCACTTTTTTGATAGATCATTTAAAGAAAGAAGATAAATTAAGGTTTATCGAAAATTTTGAAGTTTATGGTAATGGGGCAGCAAACCATATTTTTTTTAACTCTCGTGGAGAGATGTTTGATGACTTTGAGTATAACCGTAAAAATGCCCTGCAAGAGATGGAAATACATAGAATTCAAAGAATCATTAGTGCTGCAACTGAATTATTCTATAAAGCAGAGATAAACCACTCCCCTGAAGATTTTGCATACCGCTATGATGTAAATATTTGGAAATATGAATATGATATGGAAGCAAGACGCTGGTATTTTGAAGAGAAGCCCGGTGAAAGAAAATATATTCCCTGGGTAGAAATTCGAAGCAACTGCTCTATGATAACCATAAAACCCTTACCTTCCAAAAAACATTTACTTTACAAGAAAGATGTAGATTTACGAAAAATGATATTTGATTTTTTGAAAATGCAGTTTAAAAAGGAATTTGGCATAGATTATCCCTACCATATTAAAGAAGGAGGCTGGAGCTCGATTGATATAACTCGAAAAGGGATTAATAAAGCCTCGGCTGTTAAGCAATATCTGGATAAGAAGAACTTAGATCCACGAGAAGTAATCTATTTTGGAAACGAATTTCGTGTGGGGGGAAATGATCAAAGCATTCTGGATGAAATCAAAGAATTAACTGTCATTTCCGTAAATCAGGCAGAAGAAGAAATTTTTTTTACACCGAATATTATCTATGGAGGGGGTAGAGGAGTTTATTCCGCTATGCATCATTTAAGCGAAATATTAGAAATATATAAATCATCAGAATCCCAATCCTACTATGATATTGATACAGTGTACCCGGTGATTCAACAAAAAATATCTCTATTATATAAAAACAAAATAAAACATCGATGGAAAGCTTTACAGGGAAGTAGAAATTATAATATATCAGATGGAATTGAAATACAGAAAGAATTAGTTCGTAGCCTGAATAAAAATTTGAGGTATATTCGAAAAAATACGACTCTTATTCTCTATACACTGGAGCCTACTGAGAAAAAATCTATCTTTGAAAAAAAAAATGGGATGAATCTTCTCATTGATATTCTGGATACTTATGCAAGTATTTGTTCAGATATTCTCTTGATTGTTGAATCAGCCTTCAGAACTGAGCTGGAAAGATTATTAGAGAATCGCTGCAAAAATGTAATGCTTATTGAAGCTTCAGGAAATTTAGGGGAAGGTAAAGCTATTTATGATGTATTACATAATATTCGCAACGATAATGCAGATGTATTCATTTGCTTATCCGGTTCGTTTATTCTTTCTGAAAAAATTATTCGTAAAACTTTAGATAAACATTATGAATCAGATTCAGCCCTGACTTTTCCTACAAGTTATAAAGTCAGGATTGGAGCTTCTGTAATACTCAGGGACTCTCAAAATCGTGTATGTAATGCCGACTATAAGTCTATAAAATCTGAGGCAGAAGAATCAGAGAGAGACTGTAATATATTTGTCATTAAATACAGAGAACTACTGGAAAGTCTTAGCTCCATACACCATACATATTACAACGAAGAACTATCATCTTATACTTTTAAACAGGACAAAAAAGAACTGTTTCGATTTTTATATATAATCGAAGAATTGTATAAATCCTATAAAAAAGTTATAGCCCTTCCGATAGTACAAAAAGAGGATTTCATGAGAATATAA
- a CDS encoding methyltransferase domain-containing protein — translation MFRTILYPGFILFLIACGGKSRPEHFNQGAAKPESKATYIFEKLDISKGSSVADLGSGGGYFSYRFSELVGEEGKVFAIDVNEAFLNYIRDEAKRKNLQNIITVKAEEDGLSLDKNSLDLIFSRNVYHHLKNRSEYFKKLIPLLKENGKIAIIDYNKKSSFFSFIRFFGHSTDPNMIVEEMKQAGYIVEKEYTDLEKQSFLIFIVKK, via the coding sequence ATGTTTAGAACAATACTTTATCCGGGATTCATCCTTTTTTTGATTGCCTGTGGGGGAAAAAGCAGGCCGGAACACTTTAATCAGGGTGCAGCCAAACCGGAAAGTAAGGCTACTTACATTTTTGAAAAACTTGATATCTCTAAAGGATCGTCTGTAGCTGATCTTGGTTCAGGTGGAGGCTATTTTAGCTATCGCTTTTCAGAGCTCGTAGGGGAAGAAGGAAAAGTTTTTGCGATAGATGTAAATGAAGCCTTTTTGAACTATATTCGGGATGAAGCAAAAAGGAAAAATTTACAAAATATTATTACGGTTAAGGCAGAAGAAGACGGCCTTTCATTGGATAAAAACAGTCTGGATTTAATTTTTTCTAGAAACGTATATCACCACCTAAAAAATCGCTCAGAATATTTTAAAAAGCTTATACCTTTGCTAAAAGAAAATGGAAAAATCGCTATCATCGATTACAATAAGAAATCTTCCTTTTTTAGTTTTATTCGCTTTTTTGGTCACTCGACTGATCCGAATATGATTGTAGAAGAAATGAAACAGGCGGGATACATAGTAGAAAAAGAATATACTGATTTAGAGAAACAATCCTTTCTAATTTTTATTGTAAAAAAATAA